A window of the Streptomyces formicae genome harbors these coding sequences:
- a CDS encoding alpha-galactosidase: protein MIETVGHGRIWVLSGRGSSYALHVTDRDELLHLHWGPRIGPADAEALAAEPLPGWSFESPLDGHEEYPVEGGPRFVRPALSVRTEAARGTEWRFEDALVDGDELRLRFADPFHGLALTLHYRMRDDSDVVERWATVQHTGDDPALELLRADAAVWTLPWRDRRRLSQLHGRWAAETRLVRSELTYGEKVLGSRRGHTGHEHLPWVAVDDGEATEESGEVYGCALGWSGSWRIAVRHLPDGQVQISGGAGYDDSGLLLLAPGESYTTPVFAGLWTDGGFGAASRGWHAWQLAHVIPDAGASRPVLYNSWEATGFDISEGQQRALAQRAAGMGVELFVVDDAWFGSRTSDRSGLGDWTPNPDRFPEGLKPLADDVHALGMRFGIWVEPEMVNADSDLYRAHPDWVQHHPGRARTEFRNQLVLNLAREDVQQYLWEQLDALLSSAPIDYVKWDFNRSFTDAGWPGEPYPQKLWVEHVHALYALLDRLRAAHPGVAFESCSGGGGRVDLGILSRTDQVWTSDNTDPLDRLAIQHGFGQLHPARVMAAWVTDSPNVQLNGRATSLRFRFVSAMAGVLGVGGDLVRWSEGELTEARGWVDLYKKIRPVVQHGELYRLRPPQGGLSAVQYLRGDEVVVLAWLQAQHYGERPPALRLRGLDPAAAYECLDSGEVHRGAVLLHHGMDTGLRGDLDAVVVRLRRSRENGRV from the coding sequence ATGATCGAGACGGTTGGCCATGGGCGTATCTGGGTGCTGTCCGGGCGGGGGAGCAGCTATGCGCTGCATGTGACCGACCGGGACGAGCTGCTCCACCTCCACTGGGGACCCCGGATCGGCCCCGCCGACGCCGAGGCGCTCGCCGCCGAGCCCCTCCCCGGCTGGTCCTTCGAGTCCCCGCTCGACGGGCACGAGGAGTACCCGGTCGAGGGCGGCCCCCGCTTCGTGCGGCCCGCCCTCTCCGTCCGGACGGAAGCGGCACGCGGCACCGAGTGGCGCTTCGAGGACGCCCTGGTGGACGGGGACGAGCTGCGGCTGCGCTTCGCCGACCCCTTCCACGGGCTCGCGCTGACCCTGCACTACCGGATGCGCGACGACTCCGACGTCGTCGAGCGCTGGGCCACGGTGCAGCACACGGGGGACGATCCCGCGCTGGAGCTGCTGCGCGCCGACGCCGCCGTGTGGACCCTGCCGTGGCGCGACCGGCGCCGGCTCTCGCAGCTGCACGGCCGCTGGGCGGCCGAGACCCGGCTCGTACGGTCGGAGCTGACGTACGGCGAGAAGGTGCTCGGGTCGCGGCGCGGCCACACCGGGCACGAGCACCTCCCCTGGGTCGCCGTGGACGACGGAGAGGCCACCGAGGAGTCGGGCGAGGTGTACGGCTGCGCCCTCGGCTGGTCGGGATCATGGCGGATCGCCGTCCGGCACCTGCCCGACGGACAGGTGCAGATCAGCGGCGGCGCCGGATACGACGACTCCGGGCTGCTCCTCCTCGCGCCCGGCGAGTCGTACACCACCCCTGTCTTCGCCGGGCTGTGGACCGACGGGGGCTTCGGCGCGGCGAGCCGCGGCTGGCACGCCTGGCAGCTCGCCCATGTGATCCCGGACGCCGGGGCCTCCCGGCCGGTCCTCTACAACTCCTGGGAGGCCACCGGCTTCGACATCTCGGAGGGGCAGCAGCGCGCCCTGGCGCAGCGGGCCGCCGGGATGGGGGTCGAGCTCTTCGTCGTGGACGACGCCTGGTTCGGCAGCCGCACCAGCGACCGGTCCGGGCTCGGCGACTGGACGCCGAACCCGGACCGCTTCCCGGAGGGGCTGAAGCCGCTCGCTGACGACGTGCACGCGCTCGGGATGCGGTTCGGCATCTGGGTCGAGCCGGAGATGGTCAACGCCGACAGCGATCTCTACCGGGCCCACCCGGACTGGGTCCAGCACCACCCCGGCCGGGCGAGGACGGAGTTCCGCAACCAGCTGGTGCTGAACCTCGCCCGCGAGGATGTGCAGCAGTACCTCTGGGAGCAGCTCGACGCGCTGCTGTCCTCCGCCCCGATCGACTACGTGAAGTGGGACTTCAACCGTTCCTTCACGGATGCCGGCTGGCCGGGCGAGCCCTACCCGCAGAAGCTGTGGGTCGAGCACGTCCACGCCCTGTACGCCCTGCTGGACCGGCTGCGGGCGGCGCATCCGGGTGTGGCCTTCGAGTCCTGCTCGGGCGGCGGTGGCCGGGTCGATCTGGGGATCCTGTCCCGCACCGACCAGGTGTGGACCTCGGACAACACCGATCCGCTCGACCGGCTCGCCATCCAGCACGGCTTCGGGCAGCTGCATCCGGCCCGCGTGATGGCCGCCTGGGTGACCGACAGCCCGAACGTCCAGCTCAACGGACGGGCCACCTCGCTGCGCTTCCGCTTCGTCAGCGCGATGGCCGGGGTGCTCGGGGTCGGCGGCGATCTCGTCCGCTGGAGCGAGGGCGAGCTGACCGAGGCCCGCGGCTGGGTGGATCTCTACAAGAAGATCAGGCCGGTCGTGCAGCATGGCGAGCTCTACCGGCTGCGGCCGCCGCAGGGCGGCCTCAGCGCGGTGCAGTACCTGCGCGGCGACGAGGTCGTCGTACTCGCCTGGCTCCAGGCGCAGCACTACGGGGAGCGGCCGCCCGCGCTGAGGCTGCGCGGGCTGGACCCGGCGGCGGCGTACGAGTGCCTGGACTCGGGGGAGGTGCACCGGGGCGCGGTGCTGCTGCATCACGGAATGGACACAGGGCTGCGCGGTGATCTCGACGCGGTGGTGGTGCGCCTGCGCCGATCACGGGAGAACGGGAGGGTCTGA